Genomic segment of Sebastes fasciatus isolate fSebFas1 chromosome 3, fSebFas1.pri, whole genome shotgun sequence:
ATCGTTTATTGTGCCGGCAGTTGAGCAGCAGTTGGAAGATTGAAGTTCAAGTTCTTCCACTTGAGTTGTGTTGAGTTCATCTGCTGTATCCATGGCGAACAGTCCCCATAAGTCACTCTGTGAAAAGATGAGAGATAATTTTCAGCAATGGACATACATGTTGTGACCAAGACAAAGTCAAttagtttctattttttttcttaatttacaTTAGTAGTATTATTTTGAAGGTGCAGTATTGAGTTGAAGATGCTAAGATTTTCATTGGGAGGATGGACAGGATTAGGAATGAGCATATTAGAGGGACAGCTCCAGTTAGACGGATCGGAGACAAAGTGAGAGAGGCGAGATTGAGATGGTTTGGACCAACaccttctcatcccaactcgtcacataccaccgctttgtcacgccccttggcgtagCAATACTACTATAGTTAGATTttggaaagaaatacatggtcGGTCTTTAAACTACTACGACTATTAtgactgaacgttgtgaacatgagacacaaacgaacagctgattgtaacgcgactagtgaaacttaacgcacgggacacgaacagcggatgaaagccttgtgtttgttgcccggtgtgtctctttgcTCTTTCAACTTTCTCAGAGCGTTTACTATTGCCACGGATGGGTTAACATCATAGTTAATCGAACGCCCGGTGCATTTCATAGctttgctaaagggtgccgtgtGCGCCAGTGTCGAACGTCGTCGCCCGTGACAAAGCcacagtatttgacgccctggaaatgagaacgggctgattgAAAAGATGCTGGGTATATCAGGAGAAGGATGCTGAAGGTAGAGCAGCCGGgccagaggaaaagaggaggttTATAGATGTGGTGGGGGAGGACATGCAGGCAGAGGACAGGAATAGATGGAAACAGATGATCTGCTGTGGTGACCCCTGACGGGAGCAGCCGAAAGAGGAAGTGTAGATTTCAACAGATTCTAAGTATTTCAATTAAGAATGCACAGATGCCTAATGGATATATAACTTGCATTACAGTGGAAGATCAACTGATTTATGATATGAGCCTTGTAAGACGAGATGAGTGTGttgaaaacaatgtgtttaacACTGAAATGTCCACCATAAACTACAGATTTAACACATTCAACATCTCCAATAATGTATAGAACATTTTTGATTTGTAAATATAACAAgtcttataaaaaaaatagctaaACACACTGACGCCTTCAGGAGACTGATCCTGGAGCTGTTTCACATGGAGCAAGATACAACAAAAGCTCTTAAAGCAGCAGCTGGGTGATAGGCACACTTTCTGATCCAGCCATCTACAAATAAAACTCTCTGTCTTAATACTGTCGGTCACTCCAAACTCCACAAAGTGTCATCAATTTAAGACATGATGCTCTGTTTTCCAGTTTATAACTGCTCCGTGTATCAGCATGACTTCTACTTTCAAAAAGAACAACATGTTCTTTTTACTGTGAATGTTCCCTTGAAAAGATCTTAGACTATGAACCACAGTCACATACAGTATTCTCCTTGAAAGATGTATGCTGCAGTCATATTTgttaatatttgaaaaaaaaaaaaggaaagaatatagaatagaaagctttattgtcattgtattaaatacaacgagattcacagttgccacttctggtcagtgctttaaaacaaatacttgacaagacgaggcagataaaacatataacaggtaaaacacacatagttataaagtaaataaaacatgtaaagtagatgtaataaataaatataaacagaagtgttacactagaagtataaaatataaaaatagatgtaatgtaaacagaggtaattgcacttgtaaaataggaagggtagatgtaataaataaaatgtaaacaaagttgcacttgaggaGTATaatgcatcaaggatatattgcatagataaatgtattcacattcagtgtattaatattgcacagatttatttaGATATTATCACCTCACTTATCTTCTCACGAGATAAACCTGAATCTGTGACTAAGAGTGAAGATGAGTGACAACCTGCATACCTGAAATATTGTGGAATTATACTGTAGCCTTGTTATATTTCTGGTATGCCATATCCATAAAGTGTTAAATGCAGTTGTCATTGAGTCTCATTGCAGTTTGTGATaatcatttagaaaaaaagaaacgtgACACTACAGTGAAACAGCAGTTTTTCCAcactaaaaaaaatgtgtccgGTTCAAAAGATGAAGATGCCAGATCAACAAGCTTTaactcacctcctccatctgcAGGTTTTCAGATTCCTCTCATTGTTTCTGCCAGCAGTGAAGTTCAGTGACAGCTTTTGTCATGTTTCTTCTTCTAGTCCCCTGCAgtatccaaaaaaaacaaaatcatataAACCACTCTGATCCCGACGGATTAATCTTCGAGGAGAAACAAACAAGAACATGCGCTCAACAGCAGAGCGCGCAACATGTGCCAGTGCGCACTGCAGCCCGTCTGGCGTTGAGCGCGCATCACTGTACCTGACCTGGTAGGCTGTGAGAGAGACCCACAGATGAGGAGGGTTGAGAGGAAACGAGTCCTCCCTCGACCCACATCCTCAACCCGAgagatgatgtgtgtgtttagccTCACAATCGCTCTTTATTTGATGCACTTCATTCTGAATGCTCATGATGGAAAGGCAAAATGGCCTGTTTTCCGTCCGTCAGTGccaaatgcaaaataatataataagaaCTGGGGGCATTCGTGTTTAACTCTCACTTAAAGGGGCTGTTtataactttcagaaatgcgtgttaacagcgacacctgtggccgttaagtcgacgaaagtcagcgtcgggctcgagcttgctcgctctaaatagacatgaacgagcattgctcaaaacagtgaggcgacacacgtcagctaaaaccacaatatcactctatatttcacctgcttggcagtaatgttagctgaccagacgaaggtctctccatgaacatgatttagatctgatactagtgttggcttttcctctttcagcctcccgaccaggaacaggggagacaccggcacccggtcggagacgataacgtttctcgttgcggagccccgtcacttcacaagacacggaaaacctctgttggtctggaggagctgcagcatttatttctccacaaacgtccactagatattctcagagttactaactcttctgcagtgtgtcgTGTGcacgcatgaacgtgaggtggagcgagaacgcacgcgttgtgtgagtgaaggcaagcaggcagaggagcggtctgaacaacGTAGCCACatgcaagcgcgcatgggacaccgacccggtagatttatacgtgtaaaaagttacaaacagtccctttaatattatCTGTTTTACATGAATGTCAGCTGGGTGTGTCTCTGCTGAGCAATCCTTCCGTGAGGATGCCCTGCTGATTAAATCTGGGGTTGGTggtgttcttcaaaaacatattttttgttatatttctttaaatcctcattacatcctgacagcaatctataaatcaaatgctctgacaaaaaaaaaaatctgtggcTGTCCCAGGACTGTggctacctgtctacctacctgcctgcctgcgtgcactctgccTGTGCACTCACAGTAGTcctccacaagctgctagcttgacagctgtgagtactaacaatagacatgttcattgtttatgtGAATAAGGATAAtagtgggggagtggctttggagggaggcctgaaagGACAGGCAGtcagcatacttgccaaccttgaaaTCTCAAAAagagggaggatttcaaaaccaaagcgggtAGACTTTGATTCCTGCactctggtgacttttaaagatgaaaataacaaaataataattacactgtaacagcattttttgttaaatgggcctacttttgattttacttttaattctcgaAAATGGAAAAAGTAGCCCCTCTGAGATGTATCCCTGGCACAAACTAATACtcatcatgttttttattaatttattcagtATTTCTTTCTGTAGTgctctcaatctctctctctttctctcacacactgaaggccctttcagacaaaACGTGACAacagcaccactgcgctctgaagcGCTCTTATATTTCCAACAGCTTGCACCACGCCACAATGGCTTTTCGCAGCATCGAGCGAAGCCCAACTTTGAGCGCTGCACGCCGTATCACGAGCATCTCTTCCACCGGGAAACGACATATAGTGTTGCTCTATTGTCAtccaggtggaaacagtagggcttatacatgctttaaagtgccagaaacaggttgatataacgaaaaataaaaaaataaattaacaacacaaccaAGATAAATTGCGAGAAATGCAGGAGAATTGTGACctcgggaggaaaccgggagagggcaatgagaGACGGGAGTCTCCTGGAGGGTTGGTAAGTCAGGCtatcagtgttgccgacttggcgacgttctcgctagatttagggacttttggagctagtgctgctagttACTTTCATCGggaaagagttggcaacactgggctcggttTTTCCGGTtggctagtttctcaacattaccgaccctagctttaaaagaTAAACTCCGAAAACTCAACTGCTGCACATGTCAGGCTCAAGTTGGACTTAAACACATGATTTCATTTTCTTAAATGTCTTTGTAGAAACTGCTTAATTGCCAGCAGATAATACAAACATAATGTCACCTAAAGGCCTGACCGCAGAAAGGGGTTGAATACATCCAAATGCATCCAAATGCATCATCATTAGACACCTCACTTGAAGTAACCCTAACAGTGTATATTATAGTCAACGACAGCGTTTTTACCATTTAGAGTGCAGTACAATGTAGCTGACCGCTTTCAAACTGTTAAGCCTGTGGCTGGTAATCAGGCTCATAATTTGATTATCACTGTTACAAACCAAGACACCATGTGGCCATTGGAAATTGAGTTAGTGTCAAGCAGCCTCCTTGGCAAAAGACCACTCAGCCCATAGTGCAACTACACAGATGGTGAagtaatgagaaaaaaacaggaaaccCTGAATAGAAGGGCATGTTAGGAGTTTCCCCCATGAATTTAGGAGGTGGAGCAGACTGTAAATGATGACTTTGTTTTAATGTGAATGTCGGAACAAGAAAAAATTCTTCTGTTGTCATTAAAGAAACATGAGAGTGTGTTTTAATATTCCAGCTCTTTAACTACAATCTATCTATAATTAACATTTTTACTGACTATTTGCTTcacaattttacattttttatgtgtttttcctTCAATTCCAGGCAGCTATTGTTTACTATCAGTCATGCTCTCATTGCAGCAAAGTAGATGTTCACACTGTGATGGATTACACAACCCAAGAAAGTATTGAGAGTCTGCTAATAGATTTTCATACCAcaaagaaatgaatggaaaccaaTGGATGCCTggaagggtaaaaaaaaaaaagtacatttaaagTTTTAATCCGAAACAAAGCAGCATGGCTTGTAATTGGGAGACAAAATATTTGTGATTTGTAGTAAAGCTAATTTTAAAGCAAGGaatctatatgtgtgtgtgtgtgtttccttcgcatatcttgagaacAGTTTGTCTGATGTACTTCACTCTTGGTGGATGTATTTCTGGGAAACCAAGGGAGTGCCGTGTCGATGTTGGTGCCATTTGGACATGtgacacgttcaatattaaaggaacaatatgtagcATTGACAGCTGgcgtttaaaatgggtaacagcagtTCAAATTCAAAACATCTGGAGCTGTGGCCCTTCCgctcctccggtgtgactgatagcagttagcACACGTTTtttgcaatttgagggttaccttctggACATGACCCCATTAGCTTCTGGACAGCAGTAGtcggaatcacttcaccggcagtgtgtctcaaatactcgctgccttgataaccgaGCCGCGCACAGACCACAGAAAGATGTGCCAgggcttttcaggtcgggtataaatctaacgttaacgttatctcAGTTGATCCAGTTGgtttgcttgcttccatggctgcagaaggctgtgtttaCGTGCCAAGTTGTTTAATATGCGGCAATGGGGTGtcgaaatgggcagtggacgggatcacaccgaTCCAAACAAAACAGACTTCTGGACcagaatggaaatttcaaaggaaaacatactggctgtagcattgtgtAGCAATAGTGATCTGGGAAGCAGCGTGGATGAGGCTTCAGTGCACTGCAGACTGAGTTGAGCATGTTGTCCGCAGCAGGCCTTTACTAGCCATGactcattgactgcagttcacttttgttgctggatgctggatatacattacaaccaaactcttcttcacttctctGGAGTCAACGAGTGATGAGCGGttcgacaacgctgcaagcagcaacactgGGAGCCAAGCAATTGGGCACGCTCTCCGAACGGCCACGCCCCATATGGGCACTGCACCAGTGGGATAAAACATGCAAATCCACTAGTAACCTTATTGCTTTAACTGATTTAACATATTTGTTTTAGTCACTTGGGGGCAAcagaacaagctgtaaacactgACACATTACCACATTTAAAGTTGATATGGCCAACATGTTAGTAAATATTTGCCTATACTGATATTCAGCAGACATGAGGCAAAATTCACTTCATTCATTTGAAGTTGTATTTCTGGCCACCTGGTGAATGTAactccaatattcactctctttttagctcagttttggtcaactcctgagaaaaaacaCCTTGCTAttaagctgctaaatgttctACTGTGTTCAGCAGCTATCTTTGGCTGTctgacatttactgctgcacaGGTTGCGTGCAGTGAGTCTACGGAAATGTTTGGCTGAAAACATCTTCCTGCTGCGACTGGAACAGCCCGTTCTCATGCAGGGCATAAAATACtgaaagtttcactttcattttacaatcagctgttcgttcgtgtcccattTTCACAACGTTCATCCTATTTAGAGTAGCAATCATTGTCTTAACTCATATCCTATAAATTAGAACTTTTACTTTATAGTGACCAAAATATCATACAATAATGTATACgtactgtatatgtttattcAGAGAGGCAAACACACTGAACttttatttgattgtttatttaattattaatgattttctatttatatatttggattgattgattttttttcatcatataTGGTTTTCTCCTGATGTTTaggtttctcacacacacatacaatgtcTGCTTGGATTAAGGGAGAAACCTGATCACCAGGAGACACCCTATCCAAATTTTCAAaaaagtatgtactgtatgtatatatatttgggagaaacctgatcGCCAGGAGACACCCTATATGATCGAACTTTTGACTGTATTTCACATAAGCCTCAAGTTCGAATATTTGAGATTGTGGGGACCTTAGCACAAGGAGAAAACCCACAAAGGGATGCGACTAATGGGATGAGAGGGTGGAGTGGGTATGGAGGGAGGGTGGATAGAAGGAGGGGGGATGGAGAAGGGTGAAGAAGTGAAgggtggaggaagagggagcTACTGTTGTCCAGCCTGAGCTGAACAACAAGCAACCTCCTCAACCACTCTTGTGTCGCCGGCACACGTCACCTTCTTGTGAAACCAGCTAAAGAAacccttcttctttttcttttccttcttctccGTCTGCTCTTCCTGTTTTGTCGACGCCGTCAGTGTTAATTGGTCGGCCAGCGCGTTGCATCTTTTCTGGAGTTCGTCGCCTCTGCTGCTCAACTCGAAAGAAATCTCTCTGAGTTTCTGAGAGATTGTGTCCTTGTCTTTGCAGAGCTGCAGGAGCTCCTCAACCATTGACATTGTCTTCTGGTTTTTAAGCGTCAGTGACTCCAAGCTCTGGTCTCTCTCGGCCAGGGCTCTTGTCATCCTGTCCTCAAGAGCGTTGTACTTGTCCTGCCAGGCTCGGTCTGACTGTGAGAGTTCGACTTCTTTGCTCCGTAGCTGACTTGTTGTCTCCGTCAGCATAAGAGAAAGGCTGTCATTCTTCTTGCTGAGATCCTGGATCTCAGAGACTCTGAGATCCTGGATCTCCTGCTTCAGCCTATTGACCTGCTTGTCCGATTCCATctgatgttgtttttcattGTCCTTCAGCTCGTTGAATCTTTTCTGCCAAGTTGCCTCGGTCAGTAGGAGTTCATCTCCCTTGCTGGTCAGCTGGCCCGTTGTCTCTTTGAGTTCCTGCCAGAGACCCTCCTTTTCTTTGCTGAGATTCAGGACCTCGGTTTTCTTCTGGTCGACCTGTTCCTCAGACTGAAACAAATCCTGCTGGTATTTTTTCAGCAGCTTCTCCCAGATTTGGTCAtttgctgccagttctttagcAAACTTGTCCTCGAGCTCCTTCCTCTCAGCCTCCATTTGGGTTAGTTTTGTCTCCATCAGTTGAATTTGAGAATCGTACTTTTCATGGCAAAGAGTGTCACTCTGTGGCAGTTCAGCTTTGTTCAGCTGGTTGTTGGCCTCAGAGAGCTTGTGGGATTCCATCTGCTGTTGTTCTTTGTTGTCCTTCCGCTCGTTGAATCTTTTCTGCCAAGTTGCCTCAGTCAGTAGGAGTTCACCTCCCTTGCTGGTCAGCTGGCCCGTGGTCTCTTTGAGTTCCTGGCAGAGACCCTCCTTTTCGTTGCTGAGATTCAGGAACTCAGTTTTCTTCTGGTCGACCTGCTCCTCAGCCTGAAACAAATCCTGCTGGTATTTTATCAGCAGCTTCTCCCAGGTTTGGTCAtttgctgccagttctttagcAAACTTGTCCTCAAGGGCTATCGTTTCACCCTGAGCTTGTTTGAGCTGTTTGTTAGCCTCAGAGAGCATCTGACTGAGTCTCTCTATGTCCCTGCGCATGTGTTCGTATGTCTGCACTGCACTATATTTTCGCTCGGCCACGCACTTGCTGTAGTAGTTAACAACTTCCCGTTTCTCATCCTCGAAATGCCTTGCGGTAGTGTATCCCAGTGTGACTTCCCTCTTCAATCTCTGTTCGTTCACGGCCTGGGCGTACTTGTTCTTCAGAGACATGTGTCTTTCCGGCCAAGAACTGTCGCACTGCAGGAGTTCAGCCTCTTTGTTTTTCAGCTCGATGGCGGTCTCACTGAGGTTCTGATAGAGGTTCTCGTTCTCGTTGTTGGCGTATTCACAAAgcctctgctcctgctgctcttGCTCTCCAAGCTTTTGAGCGTGATGCTCCTTATTTTTGGTGATCTCCCTCATTTGAGCGTCCTGCAGCAGCATCTGCTGCTTCATCAGGACGTAGTTCCTCTGTGACTTGACGGGTGGCATCTTCTCGACACTGTCTGTAGCAGACTTGAGATGTGTGTAGAAGACTGTAGAGAGTCTCTGTATcacactgaaaaaaataaataatgaatgaataataatgaatgaataacacTAATATGATAGAATTAAATAGATAATGTAAtaggtaaataaaataaaataattttatttcatttacctatttcattatttattttattttacaggtccgcaaatttcatggtaattaggtgataataagcaagtaacctatttgaaatttctttggaattactgccaaattactccaatatttatctcaaaatgtatcgaaaattacttcattataaacattatttaataatacttatcacctaattaccatgaaatttgcggacctgtcaaatgaagtgttaccctcAATTGTTTACTAACTGACCACAACCTGTAACTCATGTACCAGAGAGGcataacaaagaaaagaaagtgtgtgtaaacaattgaaaaaaactgtaatatgGCTCCAGAGTTTGATAGATCTTTTTTTGAATACTTAAAATTAAGGGATATTGGCATAATTCAGCCAATAATTCAGTCATTTCTTAGTACCCATGCAGAACTCTACATGCAACTGGATTTTTATCCCATTTTACCTGCTCATTTTGTATCATATTACATTTGTTTGCAATTGCTTACACACTAAAAGTGAATACATAAAATACTTACACAGATGGCTCTGTAGTAGTATCTGTGGTAGATACTGTGGTATCTGTGGTGGATAATGTGGTATCTGTGGTATTACTGACTGTAATACTTGCGACTGAAAGTTGCGCTGATAAGAGTTCAACTGTGTCTCACTCTCTCGATGTCCGGTACTGATTGAATATATCCAGTAAAGTACTTGGTATAAAACCTGAAATTCTGTGAGTGTCAGAGCACATCAAAGGTGAtgtcagtgatgtcatcactggATGAAATTTAGTGATGTCATCATATTCTAATGACAACAcaatgagaatgtgatgacatcactcaAAGGGAAGGAACAAGACCGAGGTGTACAGAGCGGAACAGGGTTTTAGTtatgttaccatggcaacagcaaGCTAGAATTTTGATTGAAAtacctgttttggttttgtttacCTTCTGACCTGTTCTGAGAAGACTTAATACACTGAATTTAAGTTGGAAAACACCGCTTTACTGTAGGTATATATGTGATAGGTAGAATATTATATGAGGAAAGCTGATCAGCTATAAATAACTTCGAGTAATAAGGGCAATTGTGGTGACATAAAAgattaattaattgtgaaatgggtcataaaaacattattttggttaAAACCTCTCTAAATGTCATAATATGTCCTATCTCCCTGTCCATCTGTGATCTACCTGTTGGGCCTGTTCGGAGATTGATTAGTAGTGCCTGCTGAGGCCTGAAGGGGAAGCTCGCGACTGCGGTGCCTCATTCTCatgagactgaaagagaggaggcatcgtgtcaagagtctcaatacaaatatttccctattcaggtatagaaataagtatttcattttcaaagctgtcagatgtgtttattaagttgttgagttgtgttttattgatatGATGACCTAGTTtagagtgttttgtgtgttttgttgacattgttcGAGCACTGGTTCAAGCTAGTTAGCTGTGTTTGATCCTGCCGCTTTGATAGCGCCACAGGATGGCGGTGCGGCGCGActcgtcgtgtgtgtgtgtgtgtgtgtgtgtgtgtgtgtgtgtgtgtgtgtgtgtgtgtgtgtgaagacagtATGGGCCGgtgaagtgtatgtgtgtgtttgggggtaaAGATGATGTATTTGTGTTAATTATAAAGTGATTGTTTAGGACAGAGGGAACTTAGAGTAATTTGTGTCATTTaggatatttttgtttaattccttttgctgagataattaatgtttattgatttataggCTGTTTACAGTAATATTTCATCTGTTATAAGAATTTATGTCCCTGTTGATATTGTTTGTGGAAATTAAAGATTCTCatgagactgaaagagaggaggcatcgtgtcaagagtctcaatacaaatatttccctaTTCAGGGCACAACATATACAACTTGCTTTGCAACTTGGAGGCAAAGGGCCAGTTAAACAAACATTGATGATATTTATcgataaaatgaataaatattaaaaggCTCCTTTGCTCACTATCAATGGTGCCGGCTTTTTAAATTAGGAGCTATagaggtgacctctgaccttgtgATCCATCTTGAAGTATTTCTCTGAATGGTTCTTAATAGTATTGACATTCAGGTTATTTATGCAGGATATGTGCTGCATGACTTTACATGATTCACTTACTTACAGTTAATTATTGTCCATTATGTGTAAAAACATATAAGAAATGGTCTTAAGAATGGTCCTAAACTTGACCTAAGGGTCAGAAATTGTGTAATAAAATGTATGACTTGTGAGGCGTGTGCATAAAGAGGAAGTCCGGACATTTGTACTCAGTGTTGAGCTCATTGACCAGATaccagtacttttactttatagTGACCAAAATATCATACAATAATGTATACATACTCTATGTTTATTTAGAGAGGCAAAAACATTGAactttatttgatttttaatgattttctatttatatatttggatTGTGTGAGAAACCTTAACATCAGGAGAAAACCATATgatcaaaaaaaaatattgtttattttataaatatatatatatatatatatcagtggcggccggccaatagagggccacggggcctggccccacccaccttgagccaccaaaaaaaaaaaaaaaaaaaattataaaattattaattataaaaattataaaaattgtcaatatgtgtgtttttgacctatggaatatacccgtaatatttgtaaaataggataactgcgccaaatatctgctttcctccttgaactctctgctagtgcacctctcagctgctctgctgcacgtgcactttctggggccaaatggatttggcccaaggaaggcgggtctaataagcagtacagccaatcactgattaaagatatatgattacaagcatgaatgacatacaattcatccaatcagcgccgtaaaaaagacttccgggagggccaaactgatttggcccatggtgtgcgcgcgcacgttcacgtgtgtctctctctgttctcgtcagggctcatgtcagttctcgcgtgatcttgtcttctcgtctctcgcttctctccacttctcttctctcacagcccatttcctttataaatgatctgtcgtatgttatattaacatactgaattgtatgaataagatgtccttatgtcagtgttggaataaatgataaaaatgtaactgcaaagtagtaatgcgtttttgatacctttttttgcattgaatcgtactaggatgtttgttgaaattgattggccctacccaaaaaaaaatccaccagccgccactgatatatatatatatatatatataattatacacatatacacacaatgtatatactgtatgtgtgtgtatacttgGATTAAGGGAGAAACCTGATCACCCGGAGACACCCTATCCAAATTTTCAATCAATTATTttcagtgtatatatatttgggagaaacctgatcACCAGGAGACACCCTATACGATCAAACTTTTTTGACTGTTTTTCACATAAGCCTCAAGTTCAAATATTTGAGATTGTGGGAAACT
This window contains:
- the LOC141764376 gene encoding uncharacterized protein LOC141764376, with product MPPVKSQRNYVLMKQQMLLQDAQMREITKNKEHHAQKLGEQEQQEQRLCEYANNENENLYQNLSETAIELKNKEAELLQCDSSWPERHMSLKNKYAQAVNEQRLKREVTLGYTTARHFEDEKREVVNYYSKCVAERKYSAVQTYEHMRRDIERLSQMLSEANKQLKQAQGETIALEDKFAKELAANDQTWEKLLIKYQQDLFQAEEQVDQKKTEFLNLSNEKEGLCQELKETTGQLTSKGGELLLTEATWQKRFNERKDNKEQQQMESHKLSEANNQLNKAELPQSDTLCHEKYDSQIQLMETKLTQMEAERKELEDKFAKELAANDQIWEKLLKKYQQDLFQSEEQVDQKKTEVLNLSKEKEGLWQELKETTGQLTSKGDELLLTEATWQKRFNELKDNEKQHQMESDKQVNRLKQEIQDLRVSEIQDLSKKNDSLSLMLTETTSQLRSKEVELSQSDRAWQDKYNALEDRMTRALAERDQSLESLTLKNQKTMSMVEELLQLCKDKDTISQKLREISFELSSRGDELQKRCNALADQLTLTASTKQEEQTEKKEKKKKKGFFSWFHKKVTCAGDTRVVEEVACCSAQAGQQ